In Apis mellifera strain DH4 linkage group LG3, Amel_HAv3.1, whole genome shotgun sequence, one DNA window encodes the following:
- the LOC412708 gene encoding calcyclin-binding protein, which produces MSKRADELKLDIEEFNNLLQQASRQRSKDILNLEIRKLQTELARLIEENKISHTISSNVVSNSSKKCYEVKLNNYGWDQTNTTVKLYITLKDVHQLPKEAVICNFTEKSLDLHVLGLDNKNYSLTINNLCEDINTDNSTVKTKTDMVVVSLAKKIAKHWSHVTGIEKRIKESKTSSVPDIGEDNDPGTSLMNLMKKMYQEGDDEIKKTIAKAWTESQEKKAAGLSDYS; this is translated from the exons atGTCGAAAAGAGCTGACGag ttaaaattggatattgaagaatttaataatttacttcaACAAGCAAGTCGTCAGAGAAGTAAAGATATTCTTAAtcttgaaattagaaaattacaaaCAGAGTTAGCAAgattaattgaagaaaataaaatatctcataCAATATCATCTAATGTAGTATCTAATTCCTCTAAAAAATGTTATGAAgttaaacttaataattatgGTTGGGATCAAACAAATACCACAGTAAAATTGTACATTACATTGAAAGATGTACATCAATTGCCTAAAGAAGCTGTGATCTGTAATTTTACTGAAAAATCTTTAGATCTGCATGTTCTTggattagataataaaaattatagtttaacaattaataatttatgtgaaGATATTAATACAGATAATAGTACTGTTAAAACTAAAACAGATATGGTGGTTGTGTCTCTTGCTAAAAAAATTGCTAAGCATTGGTCACATGTAACAGGAATAGAAAAGAGAATCAAGGAATCAAAAACATCTTCAGTTCCAGACATTGGTGAAGATAATGATCCTGGTACTAGTTTGATGaatttaatgaagaaaatgtaTCAAGAAGGagatgatgaaataaaaaagacaatAGCCAAAGCATGGACAGAAAGTCAGGAGAAAAAAGCTGCTGGATTATcagattattcttaa
- the LOC552139 gene encoding 1-acyl-sn-glycerol-3-phosphate acyltransferase alpha: protein MVPSCFEVILVGFILILPFLYEMSRTFRYYFKISFYCGYMMINSFLLLPILMLRPRNVKNYLLGSLMCSWLTKFLGVHWELRGKEHLEQERACIIVANHQSSLDVLGMFNIWPIMGKCTAVGKKEILYAWPFGLAAWFCGMIFIDRMNSEKAHSVINNAANYIKEKKIKLWIFPEGTRRNTGKIYPFKKGAFHVAIRFQLPILPVVFSSYYFLSSEEKKFDPGRVIITTLPPISTKGLKTDDTEHLMEITRNIMMEAFHATSREIQFSNASATS from the exons ATGGTACCATCATGTTTCGAGGTGATCCTTGTCGGTTTTATCCTTATTTTACCATTCTTATACGAAATGAGCAGGACCTTTCGTTACTATTTCAAGATTTCATTCTACTGTGGATATATgatgataaattcatttttattgctCCCAATTCTGATGTTACGACCAAGGAACGTAAAAAATTATCT attaggATCACTTATGTGTTCTTGGCTTACTAAATTCTTAGGAGTACATTGGGAATTAAGGGGGAAAGAACATTTAGAACAAGAAAGAGCATGTATAATAGTAGCAAATCATCAAAGTTCTTTAGATGTATTGGGAATGTTCAATATATGGCCAATAATGGGAAAGTGTACAGCtgtaggaaaaaaagaaattttatatgcatGGCCATTTGGTTTAGCCGCTTGGTTTTGTGgaatgatatttatagataGAATGAATTCAGAAAAAGCCCATTCAGTTATTAATAATGctgcaaattatattaaagaaaaaaag ataaaattatggaTATTTCCTGAAGGAACTAGACGCAATACTGGtaaaatttatccatttaaaaaaGGTGCTTTTCATGTTGCTATACGTTTTCAATTACCTATATTACCAGTTGTATTttcctcttattattttttatcctctgaagaaaagaaatttgatccTG gTCGTGTTATTATAACAACATTACCACCAATATCTACAAAAGGATTAAAAACAGATGATACTGAACATTTAATGGAAATAACACGAAACATTATGATGGAAGCTTTTCATGCAACTAGTCGTGAAATACAGTTTTCAAATGCTTCTGCTACTTCCTAA